One segment of Rubripirellula amarantea DNA contains the following:
- a CDS encoding MOSC domain-containing protein, whose protein sequence is MTAKIASLQIGKVVTEGDPETNDVTRRLWSSAFDKRPVAHSVTCHLMGIEGDEVADTKNHGGADKAVLCYSAEHYLAWQREHPELQLGPGSFGENLTIKAQSETNVCIGDRYQVGECEIEVSQPRQPCWKIARRWACKTLPKEVARTGRTGWYVRISRSGRLQTGDQLTLLDRPYPTWSISRANGFMFNQTPKDAALDELLQIPVLAKAWKSSFA, encoded by the coding sequence GTGACTGCCAAGATCGCGAGCCTCCAAATCGGGAAAGTTGTCACCGAGGGTGACCCAGAAACGAACGATGTGACTCGTCGATTATGGTCGAGTGCATTCGACAAACGCCCCGTCGCTCATTCGGTAACCTGCCACTTGATGGGAATTGAAGGTGATGAAGTTGCCGACACCAAGAACCACGGCGGTGCCGACAAAGCAGTCCTTTGCTATTCAGCGGAACACTACTTAGCGTGGCAACGTGAGCACCCTGAGCTTCAGCTTGGTCCTGGATCATTCGGCGAGAACCTCACTATCAAGGCTCAGTCTGAGACCAACGTTTGCATCGGAGACCGCTATCAAGTCGGCGAATGCGAAATCGAAGTCAGTCAACCTCGGCAACCGTGTTGGAAGATCGCACGGCGATGGGCGTGCAAGACGCTCCCCAAAGAAGTGGCTCGAACCGGCCGAACGGGTTGGTATGTTCGGATAAGCCGGTCCGGTCGCTTGCAGACGGGTGACCAGCTCACCTTACTCGATCGTCCTTACCCTACTTGGTCGATCTCGCGAGCCAATGGATTCATGTTCAACCAAACTCCGAAAGACGCAGCGCTGGACGAGCTGTTGCAAATTCCTGTTTTGGCGAAAGCATGGAAATCCTCGTTCGCGTGA
- a CDS encoding class I SAM-dependent methyltransferase, protein MNQPPNSRDSSLVGINEAGMPTASAAEQRPPDWQRPEGVAPGTWDYVHQRSIAHHYDAFVAGVAMESVESQILRECFPGVEMGDTKTILDLGCGTGRTAIPLAKSGYEVVAIDLSQSMLDELAGKARKESLERIYTVRANLVQMEFFRDNVAEGAVCLFSTLGMIQGRSNRQAMLKHVARMIRPGGTLLIHVHHRWAALREPQGLRKTAMSWLRSKRDPDHELGDSTYAYRGLERMFMHRFGRRELEEDLRQTGWQVIRLERLSIDGKTLTGYWPIAGGFFVLARNAKDG, encoded by the coding sequence ATGAACCAGCCCCCCAATTCACGAGATAGCAGTTTGGTTGGCATTAACGAGGCGGGAATGCCCACAGCATCAGCGGCCGAGCAACGCCCGCCGGACTGGCAGCGACCCGAAGGTGTCGCCCCGGGAACATGGGATTATGTGCATCAACGGTCGATCGCTCACCATTACGATGCGTTTGTGGCGGGTGTGGCGATGGAGTCGGTCGAAAGCCAGATCCTGCGAGAGTGCTTTCCCGGCGTCGAAATGGGCGACACAAAGACGATTTTGGACCTTGGTTGCGGTACTGGAAGAACCGCTATCCCGTTGGCAAAGTCAGGTTATGAAGTCGTCGCAATCGATTTGAGCCAGTCCATGCTCGACGAATTGGCTGGAAAAGCTCGGAAAGAGAGTTTGGAACGAATCTACACCGTCCGCGCGAACTTGGTCCAAATGGAGTTTTTTCGTGACAATGTTGCCGAGGGTGCTGTGTGTTTGTTCTCTACCTTGGGCATGATCCAGGGGCGATCAAATCGGCAAGCAATGCTCAAGCATGTTGCACGCATGATCCGACCCGGAGGCACACTTCTAATTCATGTTCATCATCGTTGGGCGGCGCTTCGAGAGCCTCAGGGATTGCGAAAAACGGCCATGTCTTGGTTGCGATCGAAGCGTGACCCCGATCACGAACTAGGTGATTCGACGTACGCGTATCGCGGACTTGAGCGAATGTTCATGCACCGTTTTGGTCGCCGCGAGTTGGAAGAAGATCTCCGTCAAACCGGTTGGCAGGTCATCCGATTGGAACGATTGTCCATCGATGGCAAAACCCTCACGGGATATTGGCCAATTGCAGGGGGATTCTTTGTCTTGGCAAGGAACGCCAAAGATGGGTGA
- the gyrA gene encoding DNA gyrase subunit A, whose translation MIDLPIEDELRDSYLTYAMSVIVSRALPDVRDGLKPSQRRILVAMNDLNLGPGSKRVKCAKISGDTSGNYHPHGESVIYPTLVRMAQEWNLRRLLIDKQGNFGSIAGLPPAAMRYTEARLSPVAAALLEDIKLDTVDYIPTYDEARTEPTVLPSKFPNLLVNGSGGIAVGMATSIPPHNPTEVCDALIAMVDNPAISDEELFEIVPGPDFPTGGIICGRGGIRRGYKTGRSTIILRAKTSVEEKKGTRTRILIHEIPYQQTRDGVVKKIAELVNDERIKGISAIRDESDLKEPVRIVIELKRDGDPDVILNQLFQFSPLQTTFSVIFLALVDGKPRELTLKEILTEFIRHRVTVIRRRTQFLLARARRRKHTVEGLLLALANIDEIIKTIRESRTQPEAKERLMGIPCPAALMNRALGDDGFKLFQEERGVADSYTLTSVQTDEILRMRLGQLVNLEQEKLTDEHKALLAEITDYLDILGSQERIYGIIKDDLEEMKRRFGDVRRTEISMEELGNIDLEDLITEETMVVSISHQGYIKRTPSSVYNTQRRGGKGLKGAKTDEEDPIEHLFVASTHAYLLFLTTAGKVRWQKVYDLPQLARDAKGRAIVNLLNLEKDEKIAECLAIRDFDQEGYYVVMATRSGLVKKTPLEQYSRPKRGGIIAIKLREDDELVDAKVVGPGDEVILVTAGGMAIRFRESDARPMGRNTSGVKGISLVGDDYVVGMVVADPEATLLTVCEKGYGKRTYFGPNAVAAGSDNDDESEAASDSDEEASTSSGARYRTQKRGGKGLRDIRTSARNGKVIGIARVGDNDEVFMMTSKGKIQRISGNDISVIGRNTQGVRIMSVDADDSLIAVVRVPAEEESETGETEEQVTDDSAVATVDATQVTETSKEVGDDEVSADEPSGSDDE comes from the coding sequence ATGATCGATCTGCCTATCGAAGACGAGCTTCGCGACAGTTATCTAACGTACGCGATGAGCGTCATCGTTAGCCGTGCCTTGCCGGACGTGCGCGACGGCTTGAAGCCATCGCAGCGGCGGATCTTGGTCGCGATGAACGACTTGAATCTCGGCCCAGGCAGCAAACGGGTCAAATGTGCGAAGATCTCGGGTGACACTTCGGGTAACTATCACCCGCACGGTGAAAGTGTGATTTACCCGACCTTGGTTCGGATGGCCCAGGAATGGAACCTTCGGCGATTGTTGATTGACAAGCAGGGGAACTTTGGCTCGATCGCTGGTCTGCCACCTGCTGCGATGCGATATACCGAAGCTCGTTTGAGTCCTGTTGCGGCGGCACTGCTTGAGGACATCAAGCTCGATACCGTTGACTACATTCCGACCTATGACGAAGCTCGTACCGAGCCAACGGTTTTGCCGAGTAAGTTCCCCAACTTGCTGGTCAACGGTAGCGGTGGTATCGCGGTGGGGATGGCAACCAGCATTCCGCCACACAACCCGACTGAGGTTTGTGACGCGTTGATTGCGATGGTCGACAATCCAGCGATCTCGGACGAAGAGCTTTTCGAGATCGTTCCAGGACCTGACTTCCCGACTGGCGGAATCATTTGCGGTCGAGGCGGCATTCGTCGCGGCTACAAGACCGGGCGAAGCACGATCATCTTGCGAGCGAAAACCTCTGTCGAAGAGAAAAAGGGAACCAGAACGCGGATTCTGATCCACGAGATCCCGTACCAGCAGACCCGCGATGGCGTGGTCAAGAAAATCGCAGAACTGGTCAACGACGAACGGATCAAAGGCATCTCGGCAATTCGCGATGAGAGCGATTTGAAGGAGCCTGTTCGAATCGTCATCGAGCTTAAGCGTGATGGCGATCCCGATGTGATTTTGAACCAGCTCTTCCAGTTTTCGCCACTTCAAACGACGTTCTCGGTCATTTTCTTGGCGTTGGTGGACGGCAAGCCGCGTGAGTTGACGTTGAAGGAGATCCTGACGGAATTCATTCGTCACCGGGTCACGGTCATTCGCCGGCGTACTCAATTCTTGCTCGCCCGCGCACGTCGTCGTAAGCATACGGTTGAAGGGTTGTTGTTGGCTCTTGCCAATATCGACGAGATCATCAAAACCATTCGCGAATCTCGGACTCAACCCGAGGCGAAAGAACGTTTGATGGGGATCCCCTGCCCTGCTGCACTGATGAATCGGGCACTCGGCGATGACGGTTTCAAGTTGTTCCAAGAAGAACGCGGCGTGGCTGATTCGTACACGCTAACCAGTGTTCAGACCGACGAAATTCTTCGCATGCGGCTTGGCCAATTGGTCAACCTCGAGCAAGAGAAGTTGACCGACGAACACAAAGCATTGCTCGCCGAGATTACCGACTACCTAGACATCCTGGGCAGCCAGGAACGCATCTACGGAATCATCAAGGACGACCTTGAAGAAATGAAGCGGCGTTTCGGTGACGTACGTCGCACCGAAATTTCGATGGAAGAACTGGGTAACATCGACCTGGAAGATTTGATCACCGAAGAGACGATGGTGGTTTCGATCTCGCACCAGGGTTACATCAAGCGAACTCCATCAAGTGTTTACAACACCCAACGCCGTGGCGGTAAAGGGCTTAAGGGTGCAAAGACGGATGAGGAAGATCCGATCGAGCACTTGTTTGTCGCTAGCACTCACGCTTACTTGCTGTTCTTGACCACAGCCGGCAAGGTGCGTTGGCAAAAGGTTTACGATTTACCCCAGCTCGCCCGGGATGCCAAAGGTCGGGCGATCGTGAACCTGTTGAATCTTGAGAAAGACGAAAAGATCGCGGAATGTCTCGCGATTCGTGATTTCGACCAGGAAGGCTATTACGTCGTGATGGCCACACGCAGTGGTTTGGTCAAGAAAACTCCGCTGGAACAGTACTCGCGACCCAAACGTGGCGGCATCATTGCGATCAAACTTCGCGAAGACGATGAACTTGTCGATGCGAAAGTGGTCGGCCCCGGCGATGAGGTCATCCTTGTTACGGCCGGTGGAATGGCCATTCGGTTCCGCGAATCCGATGCCCGGCCGATGGGGCGAAATACGTCAGGTGTCAAAGGCATCAGTCTTGTTGGAGACGACTATGTCGTCGGCATGGTCGTTGCGGATCCCGAAGCGACGCTGCTAACTGTTTGCGAAAAGGGTTACGGCAAGCGAACGTACTTTGGACCCAACGCCGTGGCAGCGGGATCTGACAACGATGATGAAAGTGAAGCGGCATCTGACTCGGATGAGGAAGCAAGTACATCATCGGGAGCTCGCTACCGAACGCAAAAGCGTGGCGGTAAAGGACTGCGGGATATCCGCACCAGCGCTCGCAATGGCAAAGTTATCGGTATCGCTCGAGTTGGCGACAACGACGAAGTGTTCATGATGACCAGCAAAGGCAAGATTCAACGTATCAGTGGCAACGACATCAGTGTGATCGGACGAAACACCCAAGGTGTCCGAATCATGAGCGTCGATGCCGATGATTCACTCATCGCGGTTGTTCGAGTTCCCGCGGAAGAAGAATCCGAGACCGGAGAAACGGAAGAACAAGTGACTGACGATTCCGCAGTCGCAACCGTAGACGCCACGCAGGTCACGGAAACTTCGAAAGAGGTTGGCGATGATGAAGTGTCCGCGGACGAACCATCGGGATCCGACGATGAGTAA
- a CDS encoding extracellular solute-binding protein, producing MVFCSSSGCVGRSESDVVVYSALDQEFAQPILDSYERSVEGKTKVIGKFDVESTKTVGLVNLIVAEKEKPTCDLFWNNEIMHTVRLQKMGLLEPRSWKVQSGYPANMMASDGTWCGFAARARVLIVNKQLIPNPDDYPQSVADLADPKWKGKCAMARPLFGTTATHFAVLRELVGRDATIEQLKAIRDNATILSGNKQVAMSVSAGSVAWGLTDTDDAIIEKDQGRPVEIIFPDQATDQPGTLRIPNTIAVIKNAEHPNAAAALADFLIRPETEDRLAMGESSQMPLSRGSKFPPRVLPSEPVRWMNADFESAADDWKAWAEQLQTIFQ from the coding sequence ATGGTTTTCTGCTCTTCATCAGGTTGCGTGGGCCGCAGCGAAAGTGATGTCGTGGTTTATTCGGCACTCGACCAAGAATTTGCTCAACCGATTCTGGATTCCTACGAGCGATCTGTTGAGGGCAAGACGAAGGTCATCGGAAAGTTCGATGTTGAATCAACCAAGACGGTAGGGCTGGTTAACCTAATCGTCGCCGAAAAGGAGAAACCGACGTGTGATCTGTTCTGGAACAACGAGATCATGCATACGGTACGTTTGCAAAAGATGGGACTGCTTGAGCCCCGTTCATGGAAGGTTCAATCGGGGTACCCGGCCAACATGATGGCCAGCGACGGGACATGGTGCGGTTTTGCGGCTAGGGCTCGAGTCTTGATTGTGAACAAACAATTGATTCCCAATCCAGACGATTACCCCCAAAGCGTCGCCGATTTGGCGGATCCAAAGTGGAAAGGGAAATGTGCGATGGCCCGACCGCTATTCGGAACCACGGCGACTCACTTTGCAGTGTTGCGTGAGCTCGTTGGACGTGACGCGACGATTGAACAACTAAAAGCGATCCGTGACAACGCGACAATTCTCTCGGGCAACAAGCAGGTCGCGATGTCGGTGTCCGCTGGCTCGGTTGCATGGGGACTGACCGATACAGATGACGCGATCATTGAGAAAGATCAAGGGCGCCCCGTCGAAATCATCTTCCCCGATCAAGCTACCGACCAACCCGGTACGCTACGAATTCCCAACACCATCGCTGTGATCAAGAACGCTGAACACCCCAACGCCGCAGCCGCACTGGCTGACTTCTTAATTCGTCCTGAAACCGAAGACCGGCTGGCAATGGGTGAAAGCAGTCAGATGCCTCTATCTCGCGGCAGCAAGTTCCCGCCACGAGTGCTGCCAAGCGAGCCTGTCCGATGGATGAATGCCGACTTCGAAAGCGCTGCCGACGATTGGAAAGCCTGGGCAGAACAACTGCAGACGATCTTCCAGTAG
- a CDS encoding fatty acid desaturase family protein: MRLRHAADLRSLLWVAIAITLVVIQYSDPSWVLYLSPLSCYLAIAIGTITHNHSHKQTFHSKRANQVFGQVLTFFYGYPQLMWVPTHNLNHHHYVNKPGDATATWRYTNKHNLLVALTYPFVSGYFQSGPIKEYVEKVKANKPGLYGRIRIQYVLWLGLYIGAGILAAWMYHSEQTGLGLYLWFFSVILPAILSSTVIMFFNFIQHVHTDAWSEHDHSRNFVGPWFNFLFFNNGYHTAHHENPGLHWSELAAEHAKIADEIDPKLNENNLIWFMIRQYLLAPIFPKLGTTQLGEMPGTPLAEAAKPIPPINRASAPREQTAV; encoded by the coding sequence ATGCGTCTTCGCCACGCTGCTGATCTTCGCAGCCTACTGTGGGTTGCGATCGCAATCACTCTTGTCGTGATTCAGTACAGCGACCCAAGTTGGGTTCTCTATCTCTCGCCCCTTAGTTGTTATTTGGCTATCGCGATTGGGACGATCACGCACAACCACAGCCACAAACAAACGTTCCACTCCAAACGAGCGAACCAAGTTTTCGGGCAAGTGCTGACTTTCTTCTATGGATATCCGCAACTGATGTGGGTGCCCACTCACAATCTCAATCACCACCACTATGTCAACAAACCGGGCGACGCCACGGCGACTTGGCGTTACACCAACAAACACAACCTTCTTGTTGCGTTGACCTATCCATTTGTTTCGGGCTACTTTCAAAGTGGTCCGATTAAGGAATATGTGGAGAAAGTTAAGGCGAACAAGCCCGGACTTTATGGCCGCATTCGCATTCAGTATGTCTTGTGGCTCGGTCTATACATCGGTGCCGGAATCCTCGCCGCCTGGATGTATCACTCGGAACAAACCGGTCTCGGCTTGTACCTTTGGTTTTTCTCAGTGATCTTGCCAGCGATATTGTCGAGCACCGTGATCATGTTCTTCAATTTCATCCAACACGTTCACACCGACGCTTGGTCCGAACACGATCACTCGCGAAACTTCGTTGGCCCCTGGTTCAACTTTTTGTTTTTCAACAACGGCTACCATACTGCTCACCATGAAAACCCCGGCTTGCACTGGAGTGAACTGGCGGCTGAACACGCGAAGATCGCCGATGAGATTGATCCGAAGCTAAATGAGAACAATCTGATTTGGTTCATGATCCGGCAATATCTGCTGGCACCGATCTTTCCCAAACTGGGCACCACACAACTTGGTGAAATGCCCGGAACGCCACTTGCTGAAGCTGCAAAACCGATTCCCCCCATCAATCGAGCATCGGCCCCACGCGAACAAACAGCGGTTTAG
- the gap gene encoding type I glyceraldehyde-3-phosphate dehydrogenase has protein sequence MIKVGINGFGRIGRMVFRASVNRNDIDVVAINDLLEVEYLAYMLKYDSVHGPFDGEVSVDGGMLVVNGKKIRITAETDPSKLAWGDAGADIVVESTGIFLTAESAQGHIDAGAKKVVMSAPSKDDTPMFVMGVNDDSYAGETFVSNASCTTNCLAPLAKVLNDSFGIKRGLMTTVHAATATQKTVDGPSRKDWRGGRGILENIIPSSTGAAKAVGKVIPELNGKLTGMAFRVPTSDVSVVDLTVELEKDATYEEICAAMKAASEGPMKGVMGYTEDKVVSTDFRGETRTSVFDADAGIQLDGTFVKVVSWYDNEWGYSNKVLDLVAKIA, from the coding sequence ATGATTAAGGTCGGCATCAACGGCTTTGGCCGCATCGGTCGAATGGTCTTCCGCGCATCGGTCAACCGTAACGACATCGATGTAGTGGCTATCAATGACTTGCTCGAAGTCGAATACTTGGCATACATGCTCAAGTACGATTCGGTCCACGGTCCTTTCGATGGTGAAGTTTCAGTCGACGGCGGCATGCTTGTCGTCAACGGCAAGAAGATTCGCATCACCGCAGAAACGGATCCAAGCAAGCTGGCATGGGGCGACGCGGGAGCTGATATCGTTGTCGAATCGACAGGTATCTTCTTAACAGCCGAAAGCGCTCAAGGTCATATCGACGCCGGTGCAAAGAAGGTTGTCATGTCGGCACCTTCGAAGGACGACACACCTATGTTCGTCATGGGCGTCAACGACGACTCCTATGCTGGCGAAACGTTTGTTTCCAACGCATCGTGCACCACCAACTGCTTGGCTCCTTTGGCCAAGGTCCTCAACGATAGCTTCGGCATCAAGCGTGGCTTGATGACCACCGTTCACGCTGCCACCGCAACGCAAAAGACCGTAGACGGTCCTTCGCGTAAGGATTGGCGTGGTGGGCGCGGTATCTTGGAAAACATCATTCCTTCGAGCACCGGTGCTGCCAAAGCAGTCGGCAAGGTCATTCCAGAGCTTAACGGCAAGCTCACCGGCATGGCATTCCGCGTTCCTACTTCGGACGTTTCAGTGGTCGACTTGACCGTTGAACTTGAAAAGGACGCCACCTACGAAGAGATCTGTGCAGCGATGAAGGCTGCTTCCGAAGGCCCAATGAAGGGCGTGATGGGTTACACCGAAGACAAGGTCGTTTCGACTGACTTCCGTGGCGAAACTCGCACTTCGGTCTTCGACGCCGACGCCGGCATCCAACTCGATGGAACCTTTGTGAAGGTCGTATCCTGGTACGACAACGAATGGGGTTACAGCAACAAGGTTCTCGATCTGGTTGCCAAGATCGCGTAA
- a CDS encoding type 1 glutamine amidotransferase: protein MQVLLIQHTAVDSAGVVADWIQNHGLQCTTLRLDRGDEIPSTFDADVLMSFGGPQSLHMPDLPAWVEREKSLIRHFIDNDRKVMGICLGAQMLASAMGALTYRNDQPEVGWHHITKVKSASKWSVLPKQTRVLHWHQNTFELPDGAEHLYRSEACENQGFAIGDLAVGFQFHPEVTERTIRHFLQVSGIVRKKATYVQTREMIEEGVREHRERQAKWFTEFLTQWLLRGPSQSK from the coding sequence ATGCAAGTTCTTCTGATTCAACACACGGCCGTCGATTCCGCTGGTGTGGTGGCCGATTGGATACAGAACCACGGTCTTCAATGCACGACATTGCGTTTGGATCGTGGCGATGAAATCCCTTCGACCTTCGATGCCGACGTGCTAATGAGCTTTGGCGGTCCGCAATCGCTGCACATGCCTGACTTGCCGGCCTGGGTCGAGCGTGAAAAGAGTTTGATCCGTCATTTCATCGACAACGATCGAAAGGTCATGGGGATATGTTTGGGGGCCCAAATGTTAGCCTCCGCCATGGGGGCCCTCACCTATCGCAATGATCAACCCGAGGTCGGTTGGCACCACATCACCAAAGTGAAATCCGCGAGTAAGTGGTCGGTGCTGCCCAAGCAAACGCGGGTTCTGCATTGGCATCAGAACACGTTTGAGCTACCCGACGGAGCGGAGCATTTGTATCGAAGTGAAGCGTGCGAAAATCAAGGATTCGCCATTGGCGATTTAGCAGTTGGCTTTCAGTTCCACCCCGAAGTCACCGAGCGAACCATCCGCCACTTCCTGCAAGTTTCGGGCATCGTTCGCAAGAAAGCTACCTATGTGCAAACTCGAGAAATGATTGAGGAAGGCGTACGTGAGCATCGTGAGCGCCAGGCAAAATGGTTTACCGAATTCTTGACGCAATGGCTCCTGCGTGGACCTAGCCAATCGAAGTGA